A region from the Flavobacteriales bacterium genome encodes:
- a CDS encoding enoyl-CoA hydratase/isomerase family protein, with the protein MSKRNIRKVAVLGSGVMGSRIACHFANTGTEVLLLDIPAKEGPRNKIVDDALAAAIKSSPAPLYDARFAKRISTGNFDDDLPKIKDCDWIIEVVIERLDIKQQLLEKVEKHRTPGTLITTNTSGIPIHAISAGRSDDFRRHFCGTHFFNPPRYLPLLELIPGPDTDPAVLAFLEDYGQRILGKVTVMAKDTPAFVANRIGVFGIMDVFHLVTDMGLTVEEVDRLTGPVIGHPKSATFRTADVVGLDTLVKVAQGVKDNCPHDERNSLFSIPEYLQQMVEKNMLGSKTGKGFFFKDRNSPKGEILSLDLKTLEYKPQVKPKFATLDAAKKVDDLRERLKLVYNGTDKAGEFYRRSFQAMFAYVSHRIPEISDELYKIDDGMRAGFGWEAGPFETWDAIGVQQVKDEIGKLKAESGNALTIAPWVDEMLAAGHTSFYKVEQGQRLYYDVASKSYKPVPRAEGLIVLNELPESSIVWKNSAATVRHLSDGILSVSWTSKMNTIGAEVIQGLNKAIDLAEQGYKGLVVYNDGANFSAGANVGMIFMMAVEQEYDDLEMAVRTFQNTMMRMRYSSIPVVAAPHQLCLGGGTELCLHADKVVAHAETYMGLVEFGVGVIPGGGGTKEFALRLADELKEGDIRINAMRERFLTIGQAKVATSGHEAFTLGYLRRGQDEVIVSRAHQLAYAKACALELWNKGYTKPAPRKDIKVLGQEGLGIVYVGANSMLSGNYISQHDALISEKLGYVLCGGDLSEATEVSEQYLLDLERKAFVELCMQRKTLERLQSIITTGKVLRN; encoded by the coding sequence ATGAGCAAACGAAACATCCGCAAAGTCGCCGTGCTCGGCAGCGGCGTCATGGGCAGCCGCATTGCCTGCCACTTCGCGAACACCGGCACCGAAGTGCTGCTGCTCGACATTCCAGCCAAGGAAGGTCCGCGCAACAAGATCGTGGACGACGCACTCGCCGCCGCGATCAAGAGCAGTCCGGCGCCCCTGTACGATGCACGCTTCGCCAAGCGCATCAGCACCGGCAACTTCGACGACGACCTGCCCAAGATCAAGGACTGCGACTGGATCATCGAGGTCGTGATCGAGCGGCTCGACATCAAGCAGCAACTGCTGGAGAAGGTGGAGAAGCACCGTACACCGGGCACGCTCATCACCACCAACACCAGCGGCATCCCGATCCACGCCATCAGCGCGGGCCGAAGCGACGACTTCCGCAGGCACTTCTGCGGCACGCACTTCTTCAACCCGCCGCGCTACCTGCCGCTGCTGGAGCTGATCCCCGGTCCGGACACCGACCCCGCGGTGCTCGCCTTCCTGGAGGACTACGGCCAGCGCATCCTTGGCAAGGTCACGGTGATGGCCAAGGACACGCCCGCCTTCGTGGCCAACCGCATCGGCGTGTTCGGCATCATGGACGTGTTCCACCTCGTCACCGACATGGGCCTTACGGTGGAGGAAGTGGACCGCCTCACCGGCCCCGTGATCGGCCACCCGAAGAGCGCCACCTTCCGCACCGCCGACGTGGTGGGCCTCGACACGCTGGTGAAAGTCGCGCAGGGCGTGAAGGACAACTGCCCGCACGACGAGCGCAACAGCCTCTTCAGCATTCCGGAGTACCTGCAGCAGATGGTGGAGAAGAACATGCTCGGCAGCAAGACCGGCAAGGGCTTCTTCTTCAAGGACCGCAACTCACCCAAGGGCGAGATCCTCTCCCTCGACCTGAAGACGCTGGAGTACAAGCCACAGGTGAAGCCCAAGTTCGCCACGCTGGACGCGGCGAAAAAGGTGGATGACCTGCGCGAGCGCCTCAAACTGGTGTACAACGGCACCGACAAGGCCGGCGAATTCTACCGCCGTTCGTTCCAGGCGATGTTCGCATACGTGAGCCACCGCATCCCCGAGATCAGCGACGAGCTGTACAAGATCGACGACGGCATGCGCGCCGGCTTCGGCTGGGAGGCGGGTCCGTTCGAGACCTGGGACGCCATCGGAGTGCAACAAGTGAAAGATGAAATAGGAAAGCTGAAAGCTGAAAGTGGAAATGCGCTGACCATCGCGCCATGGGTGGATGAGATGCTTGCGGCTGGTCATACTTCGTTCTACAAAGTGGAGCAGGGCCAACGCCTTTACTACGATGTCGCGAGCAAGAGCTACAAGCCGGTGCCACGCGCGGAAGGCTTGATCGTTCTCAACGAATTGCCAGAAAGCAGCATCGTGTGGAAGAACAGCGCCGCCACCGTGCGTCACCTCAGCGATGGCATCCTGAGCGTGAGCTGGACGAGCAAGATGAACACCATCGGCGCGGAGGTGATCCAGGGCCTCAACAAAGCCATCGACCTCGCCGAGCAGGGCTACAAAGGCCTGGTGGTCTACAACGACGGCGCCAACTTCAGCGCGGGCGCCAACGTGGGCATGATCTTCATGATGGCCGTGGAGCAGGAGTACGACGACCTGGAGATGGCCGTGCGCACCTTCCAGAACACCATGATGCGCATGCGCTACAGCAGCATCCCCGTGGTGGCGGCCCCGCACCAACTGTGCCTGGGCGGCGGCACCGAGCTCTGCCTGCACGCGGACAAGGTGGTGGCGCACGCCGAGACCTACATGGGCCTGGTGGAATTCGGCGTGGGCGTGATCCCCGGCGGCGGCGGCACCAAGGAATTCGCCCTGCGCCTCGCCGACGAGCTGAAGGAGGGCGACATCCGCATCAACGCCATGCGCGAGCGCTTCCTCACCATCGGCCAGGCCAAGGTGGCCACCAGCGGGCACGAGGCTTTCACGTTAGGCTACTTGCGTCGCGGCCAGGACGAGGTCATTGTCAGCCGCGCCCACCAGCTGGCCTACGCCAAGGCCTGCGCGCTGGAGCTGTGGAACAAGGGCTACACCAAGCCCGCACCGCGTAAGGACATCAAGGTGCTCGGCCAGGAAGGCCTCGGCATCGTGTACGTGGGCGCCAACAGCATGCTCAGCGGCAACTACATCAGCCAGCACGATGCGCTGATCAGCGAGAAGCTGGGCTATGTGCTATGCGGGGGTGACCTGAGCGAGGCTACGGAGGTCTCCGAGCAATACCTGCTGGACCTGGAGCGGAAAGCCTTCGTGGAGCTGTGTATGCAGCGGAAGACGCTCGAGAGACTTCAGTCGATCATTACTACGGGGAAAGTGTTGCGGAATTGA
- a CDS encoding KilA-N domain-containing protein, with the protein MKKRAITVKGIPVTVVERNEQDYISLTDMVQGFEGGSALIEQWLRNKDTVLFLGVWEQLNNPAFNSLEFEGIGNAAGRNSFYLSVKKWIDATGAIGLHARAGGHGGTYAHKDIAFEFGSWLSPEFKLYLIKEFQRLKEAEASNQSLEWNLQRTLAKVNYRIHTDAIKEHLIPPVLSKARISGVYATEADLLNVALFGLTASEWKRANPSLAGNMRDRATLEQLVVLSNLESINAVMIQQGLGSAERLQQLNTTAIGQMRSLTAGRAADKLLAAGKKKPKN; encoded by the coding sequence ATGAAAAAGCGCGCGATCACCGTCAAAGGCATCCCCGTCACCGTTGTGGAGCGGAACGAGCAGGACTACATCTCGCTCACCGACATGGTGCAGGGCTTCGAGGGCGGCAGCGCGCTGATCGAGCAATGGTTGCGCAACAAGGACACGGTGCTCTTCCTGGGTGTGTGGGAGCAGCTGAACAACCCGGCGTTCAATTCCCTCGAATTCGAGGGAATTGGGAACGCGGCCGGCCGCAACAGTTTCTACCTGTCGGTGAAGAAGTGGATCGACGCCACCGGTGCGATCGGGCTGCACGCGCGCGCTGGCGGACATGGCGGCACGTATGCGCACAAGGACATCGCCTTCGAGTTCGGTTCGTGGTTGAGCCCAGAGTTCAAGCTGTACCTGATCAAGGAGTTCCAACGGCTGAAGGAAGCGGAGGCCAGCAACCAGTCGCTGGAATGGAACCTGCAGCGCACTCTGGCCAAGGTCAACTACCGGATCCACACGGATGCCATCAAGGAGCATTTGATCCCACCGGTGCTCAGCAAGGCGCGCATCAGCGGGGTGTACGCTACCGAAGCCGACCTGCTGAACGTAGCCCTGTTCGGCCTCACCGCTTCCGAGTGGAAACGGGCCAACCCATCACTTGCCGGCAACATGCGCGACCGCGCCACACTGGAACAACTGGTCGTGCTTTCCAACCTGGAGAGCATCAACGCCGTGATGATCCAGCAGGGCCTCGGATCAGCGGAGCGCCTGCAACAACTGAACACGACCGCCATCGGACAGATGAGATCGCTCACCGCAGGTCGCGCAGCGGACAAGCTGCTGGCGGCCGGCAAGAAGAAACCAAAGAACTAA
- a CDS encoding nucleotidyl transferase AbiEii/AbiGii toxin family protein: MSAHPFLHLPEARQRSLLIRANNLLPLAISSIEKDVYVCLFLEKVMALPGIGEHLTFKGGTSLSKAHKITDRFSEDVDLVVDRHVLGLAEDGIPGGHHSPRQQKERAKKIAKACRTWAANTLIPALRTSLATELRNGSWSLDLNADSDNHETVLSFGYPKLFVPDGEYILDHVKVDLVAKADAWPSTTIPVCAYVHELFTEEFGDGSFPVRTLEAERTLIEKALLLHEVLVQRPDGPRRRLARHYFDLYFLHRAGATTKAIARADLYPAVVQQRSIYYRYPGVDYDALLTEGFSIIPQGAARAAWHSDYDGMQSDMFYGNVPAFDDIMTAMEQFQATFREHLQQTTSAPSSRQHEHP; encoded by the coding sequence ATGAGCGCGCATCCATTCCTCCATTTACCGGAAGCACGGCAACGTTCATTGCTTATTCGTGCCAACAATCTACTCCCCCTCGCGATATCCAGTATCGAGAAGGATGTCTACGTCTGCCTCTTTCTGGAGAAAGTGATGGCACTTCCTGGCATCGGCGAGCATCTCACGTTCAAAGGCGGCACGTCACTCTCCAAGGCGCACAAGATCACGGACCGTTTCTCCGAGGATGTGGATCTGGTAGTTGATCGCCATGTGCTTGGTCTCGCGGAAGATGGCATCCCCGGCGGACATCATTCTCCGAGGCAACAGAAGGAGCGCGCAAAGAAGATCGCGAAAGCCTGTCGAACATGGGCTGCAAATACACTCATTCCCGCCTTACGCACTTCCCTCGCAACTGAACTGCGCAATGGCTCATGGAGCCTCGACCTGAACGCCGACAGCGATAACCATGAGACAGTGCTCTCATTCGGCTATCCCAAGCTTTTCGTACCGGACGGCGAGTACATCCTGGACCATGTGAAGGTGGACCTCGTGGCGAAGGCCGATGCTTGGCCAAGCACAACGATACCTGTGTGCGCTTACGTACATGAGCTCTTCACGGAAGAGTTCGGCGATGGTTCATTCCCAGTCCGCACACTGGAAGCTGAACGCACGTTGATCGAAAAAGCACTGTTGCTTCACGAAGTTCTGGTCCAGCGTCCGGATGGTCCACGTCGTCGATTGGCGCGGCACTACTTCGACCTGTACTTCCTCCATCGCGCCGGTGCAACAACAAAAGCCATCGCCCGAGCTGACCTGTATCCTGCTGTCGTTCAACAGCGCAGCATCTACTACCGCTATCCCGGAGTGGACTACGATGCGCTATTGACAGAAGGCTTCAGCATCATTCCGCAAGGCGCGGCACGTGCTGCTTGGCATAGCGACTACGACGGCATGCAGAGCGATATGTTCTATGGAAACGTGCCAGCCTTCGACGACATCATGACCGCCATGGAACAGTTCCAAGCAACGTTCCGCGAGCATCTTCAACAAACGACATCAGCGCCGAGCAGTCGGCAACACGAACACCCATGA